One Pseudorasbora parva isolate DD20220531a chromosome 8, ASM2467924v1, whole genome shotgun sequence DNA window includes the following coding sequences:
- the omgb gene encoding oligodendrocyte-myelin glycoprotein → MERIRTAQITPASMKVNLLLVLLFEVRVLAICPPMCICSRGHRVVDCSARGLVLLPDSLQHNIHFLNLSHNRLQDLDGLLNHFDHLRTLDISYNHLHRLPVGLPRALWDIRASGNNIRQLEKNDTAYHWNLQNLDLSHNLLERVVLINNTLSNLQALNLSHNKFWTVPTNMPYNLEIVDLSHNFLLQILPGSLDRLPRLSRFYLHANRFTSLSEGVFNRLDGLQLLTLGDNPWACEDEENINHLLTWMQQTPAKVLGCPCYTRPRCGEVHLATSRTWHSAVFTEPPLGADARHPIHRAPMQAVTSGSLSKSAQLNVAHNASPVNTSGAGVQIPNTGGGFLTSTPHSLSTQSSTTIRTRSTKKVLPGRSCSTRHHIHICSFETTILSLLCTVVISSAL, encoded by the exons ATGGAAAGAATCAG GACAGCCCAAATCACACCTGCCTCCATGAAGGTTAACCTGTTGCTTGTCCTCCTGTTTGAGGTGCGTGTACTGGCCATTTGCCCGCCAATGTGCATCTGTAGCAGAGGCCATAGAGTGGTAGACTGCTCAGCTCGAGGGTTAGTTCTACTTCCTGACAGCCTGCAGCACAACATTCATTTCCTCAACTTGTCTCATAACCGGCTCCAAGATCTCGATGGGCTCCTCAACCATTTTGACCACTTAAGAACTTTGGACATCTCCTATAACCATCTGCACCGCCTTCCTGTAGGTCTGCCGAGAGCTCTTTGGGATATACGTGCCTCTGGAAACAACATCCGTCAACTGGAGAAGAACGATACGGCCTACCACTGGAATCTTCAGAATCTAGACTTGTCACACAACTTGCTGGAACGTGTGGTCTTAATTAACAATACATTGTCCAATCTCCAAGCGCTTAACCTTAGTCACAACAAATTCTGGACTGTCCCAACAAACATGCCCTATAATTTGGAGATTGTGGACCTCTCTCACAACTTCTTGCTGCAGATCCTACCTGGATCACTGGATCGCCTTCCCAGACTGTCGAGATTCTACCTGCATGCTAATCGTTTTACCTCATTAAGTGAAGGTGTCTTCAATCGACTGGATGGACTGCAGCTCCTAACACTTGGAGACAACCCTTGGGCTTGTGAGGATGAGGAAAATATAAACCATTTGCTGACTTGGATGCAGCAAACCCCTGCAAAAGTCTTGGGCTGCCCATGCTACACCAGGCCCAGGTGTGGAGAGGTACACCTGGCCACTAGCAGAACCTGGCACTCAGCTGTATTCACAGAGCCGCCACTGGGTGCTGATGCTCGTCACCCTATCCACAGAGCTCCAATGCAGGCAGTTACTTCTGGTTCCCTGTCCAAGTCAGCCCAGTTGAATGTAGCTCACAATGCAAGCCCTGTTAATACCTCTGGGGCAGGTGTGCAGATACCAAACACGGGTGGGGGATTTCTCACTTCCACTCCACATAGCCTGTCCACACAGTCAAGCACAACAATCCGAACACGTAGCACCAAAAAGGTCCTTCCAGGCAGATCTTGCAGCACAAGGCATCACATCCACATATGCAGCTTTGAAACCACCATTTTGAGCCTTTTATGCACAGTTGTCATCTCAAGTGCTTTGTGA
- the LOC137085147 gene encoding protein EVI2B, with translation MLRKMPGFSKDIMRTIFCTLVFLFSLPWSLNSNLTTSHKNTEVTNTAENSSGRINYTNDSGTDNVVSLSRAQTQYLTTPYGDDEKSNQNKGRKMHDSEYNLTMAPAQAERQIIQEEATTPQKEIRKPTEGTHRPHASFLLERENTTELNVLTKTTNATVADVLPEEKTSRGPIETLEATRETPSDFTGHYGGQENKTVMEGNNTNNRNGDLHTIQPTIETTDQPNPATHAHTSAIITAKDFNKTVSTNFVKTTEREVVSDRWTSTQGPELKTSSMIKPTKTLMTTKKKPAKKINPPSEDNQKANPGPAVAAVVGTTFVLMFIAIIVILVRKRKMQKKRLENPEWAGPSPFLDGDVQPNLPSTDESETIKRQGFNQVSISRYLPQRLSKHLAFERNTSEEVLMEDILQGTTFGRQNPDEVQTPNKNPTVAQDSTEEEKNEIRDGPASVDSLDTKTSASESAKEPVMESEVSKQTDDLTPNLSFSTDNKMKPPPLVSIDLDSLSEEAAPLQTSDGGIIPPAPPLP, from the exons ATGCTTCGGAAGATGCCTGG GTTCTCTAAGGACATCATGAGGACTATTTTTTGCACACttgtcttcctcttctctctacCCTGGAGCCTAAATAGTAATTTAACAACAAGCCATAAGAATACTGAGGTAACAAATACAGCAGAGAATTCATCAGGGCGGATAAACTACACTAATGATTCTGGTACAGACAACGTGGTTTCACTTTCAAGAGCTCAGACGCAGTACCTTACGACACCCTATGGTGATGATGAGAAATCAAATCAGAATAAAGGCAGGAAGATGCATGACAGTGAATACAACTTGACTATGGCGCCAGCACAAGCTGAAAGGCAAATAATACAGGAAGAGGCAACAACTCCACAAAAGGAAATACGAAAACCGACAGAAGGCACCCACAGACCGCATGCTTCATTTCTTTTGGAAAGAGAGAATACTACGGAACTGAATGTCTTGACTAAAACAACCAATGCCACAGTGGCAGATGTTTTGCCAGAAGAAAAGACAAGTAGAGGACCTATTGAGACACTGGAAGCCACTCGGGAAACACCTTCTGATTTCACTGGACACTATGGTGGGCAAGAAAATAAAACCGTCATGGAGGGCAACAACACCAACAATAGAAATGGAGACCTTCATACAATCCAGCCCACAATAGAGACTACAGACCAACCAAACCCAGCGACTCATGCCCACACTTCCGCAATAATAACGGCAAAAGATTTCAACAAGACTGTAAGCACCAATTTTGTGAAAACCACAGAGAGAGAAGTAGTTTCAGACAGATGGACAAGCACTCAAGGTCCTGAGCTTAAGACTTCATCCATGATTAAGCCAACAAAGACATTGATGACCactaaaaaaaaacctgcaaagAAAATCAACCCTCCATCAGAAGATAACCAGAAAGCAAACCCAGGTCCTGCTGTGGCGGCTGTGGTCGGCACCACTTTTGTCTTGATGTTCATAGCAATCATCGTTATCTTGGTAAGGAAGCGCAAAATGCAGAAAAAGCGTCTTGAAAATCCTGAATGGGCCGGACCCTCACCGTTTCTGGATGGCGACGTTCAACCGAACTTGCCAAGTACGGATGAGTCCGAGACCATCAAGAGACAAGGCTTTAATCAGGTGTCTATTTCCAGATACCTCCCCCAACGGCTCTCCAAACACCTTGCGTTTGAGAGGAACACGAGTGAGGAGGTTCTCATGGAGGACATCCTGCAAGGAACCACATTTGGCAGACAAAATCCAGATGAGGTCCAAACCCCCAACAAGAACCCAACAGTTGCTCAGGACTCAACTGAGGAGGAGAAAAATGAAATCCGGGACGGTCCAGCATCCGTGGATTCTTTGGACACTAAAACATCTGCGTCAGAAAGTGCAAAAGAGCCTGTGATGGAGAGCGAAGTATCAAAGCAAACTGATGACCTCACTCCAAATCTATCTTTTAGCACGGACAATAAAATGAAACCTCCACCTTTAGTGTCTATTGACCTTGATTCCCTTTCAGAAGAAGCAGCTCCTTTGCAAACATCAGATGGGGGGATTATTCCCCCTGCTCCACCATTGCCCTAA